In a single window of the Melioribacteraceae bacterium genome:
- a CDS encoding TonB-dependent receptor, whose translation MKKNSLIVLMNLLLLVTAGSLFAQGTIRGVIKDSLTAETLVGANVFLEGTSLGSATDIEGEYRIPRVPAGNYRLRISYIGYKSRTVDVSVADNRTVVVNESLSPDFIESSTIVVSAQALGQAAAINQQKSSNTIINVVSEEKIKELPDANAAEAIGRLPGVSLLRSGGEANKVILRGLSDKYANVTIDGVRIASTDAESRGLDLSTISQSSLAGIELYKALTSDKDADAIAGSINLVTKKAPSIREISGLFKGSYNDVMSSGKQYDLSLKYGERFFDDILGLQLSGNLENRIRSNERTNLDYDQTINNQTDYVINNLSIEFTDEIRKRNGFSVLLDFNTPDEGTIKFNNVFNFTSRDYITHSRDYPAGGGTGGAVTYQFNDRERDIQTYNSSITGDNNLLDMKFNWGLSFSQSKANYPYNYEINFLEPSNSNISGMKGGAPRLKDSPEKIIPFAHNNFLAATLYEAFYRSQENYEKEKSAYLNITKPYTLTNNISGELKAGGKYKTKLRTNNSTMLYAPYYLGYWQPYTMTDGGAVLKDLSGTMFDAFFKRYQQNPLNNTLAFQEFLKSPAESRDVYDLYKLYPLIDRDKLREWYSLNKNGVDRNGRNPEYSFDPSEKANFYDVTESISSAYLMNTLNIGQELVFIAGLRLEHEDNFYKSKYSPIQTGGFPIPPDASRDTSATFKQTIVLPNFHLNFKPTDFLNIRLAVYKALARPDFNNRLNTYFAWRPAATGATKQLIIGNPTLRTAQAWNYEINTSFYGNEIGLISISGFYKQIDDMYHMLSGLNTEGNTMIQSVGLDWKTLHTGTYALTVPYNSPKPTKVWGIEFEHQMNFGFLPGLLKNIVLSYNISAVRSETWIIASRIDTVQYFQPPFPFPFYRYVEVPIHVKRQLENQPKLFGNISLGYDIGGFSGRISLFHQSEYNLSFSPSGRGDAIINPYTRLDLALKQKVTDYLSVMLNISNLTNIKEENSIYNRVNEYKILNTSERYGLTADFGVKIDF comes from the coding sequence ATGAAAAAGAATTCATTAATAGTATTAATGAATTTATTACTATTAGTAACTGCGGGTTCATTATTCGCTCAGGGGACAATTCGTGGAGTTATAAAAGATTCTTTAACTGCTGAAACTCTTGTTGGCGCAAATGTTTTTTTGGAAGGAACTTCTCTTGGTTCGGCAACAGATATTGAAGGTGAATACCGAATTCCACGAGTTCCAGCGGGTAACTACAGATTAAGAATTTCTTACATCGGTTATAAATCTAGAACTGTAGATGTATCTGTTGCAGACAACCGAACTGTAGTTGTCAATGAATCATTATCCCCCGATTTCATAGAATCTTCAACAATTGTGGTTTCTGCCCAAGCATTGGGACAAGCCGCGGCAATTAACCAGCAGAAATCTTCGAATACCATAATCAATGTTGTGTCGGAAGAAAAAATTAAAGAATTGCCCGACGCGAACGCCGCAGAAGCAATTGGGCGACTTCCTGGCGTTTCTCTTTTAAGATCAGGTGGCGAAGCTAATAAAGTTATTTTACGTGGATTGAGTGATAAATATGCAAATGTTACTATCGATGGAGTTCGTATTGCGTCTACTGATGCTGAAAGCAGAGGGTTAGATTTAAGTACAATCTCTCAAAGCTCTCTTGCCGGAATTGAGCTTTATAAAGCATTAACTTCGGATAAGGATGCAGACGCAATTGCTGGTAGTATTAATCTTGTAACTAAAAAAGCTCCTTCAATAAGAGAAATCAGTGGATTATTCAAAGGTAGTTACAATGATGTAATGAGTTCAGGTAAACAATACGATCTCTCACTTAAATATGGCGAACGATTTTTTGACGACATTTTAGGATTGCAATTATCTGGCAACCTGGAAAACAGAATTAGAAGTAATGAAAGAACTAACCTTGATTATGATCAGACGATTAATAACCAAACTGACTATGTTATAAATAATTTATCTATTGAGTTCACAGATGAAATTAGAAAAAGAAATGGATTTAGTGTATTATTAGATTTTAATACCCCCGACGAAGGTACAATTAAGTTTAATAATGTATTTAATTTTACAAGTCGTGATTATATAACTCATAGCCGTGATTATCCTGCTGGTGGCGGTACTGGTGGTGCTGTTACTTATCAGTTTAATGACAGAGAACGAGATATTCAAACTTATAATAGCTCAATAACTGGTGATAATAATTTACTAGATATGAAATTTAATTGGGGACTTTCTTTCTCACAATCAAAAGCTAATTATCCTTATAATTATGAAATAAACTTTTTAGAACCATCAAACTCCAATATCTCCGGTATGAAGGGAGGAGCTCCTCGATTAAAGGATAGCCCAGAAAAAATAATTCCTTTTGCGCATAATAACTTTTTAGCGGCTACTCTTTATGAGGCATTTTATAGAAGCCAAGAAAACTATGAGAAAGAAAAATCTGCTTATTTAAATATTACAAAGCCCTACACCCTAACCAATAATATTTCAGGTGAATTAAAAGCGGGTGGTAAGTACAAAACAAAATTGCGAACTAATAATAGTACAATGCTTTATGCTCCATACTATTTAGGTTATTGGCAGCCTTACACAATGACTGATGGAGGAGCTGTTTTAAAAGATTTGAGCGGAACTATGTTCGATGCATTTTTTAAGCGTTATCAGCAAAACCCTCTTAATAATACTTTGGCTTTTCAGGAATTCTTAAAGAGTCCTGCAGAGTCAAGAGACGTGTATGATTTATATAAATTATACCCGCTTATTGACAGGGATAAATTAAGAGAGTGGTATTCATTAAATAAAAACGGAGTTGATAGAAACGGTAGAAATCCAGAATACAGTTTTGATCCTTCAGAGAAAGCAAACTTCTATGATGTTACTGAATCAATTTCTTCAGCTTATTTAATGAACACATTAAATATTGGCCAAGAGTTAGTATTTATTGCAGGGTTGAGATTAGAACATGAAGACAATTTTTATAAATCAAAATACTCTCCAATTCAAACTGGTGGATTTCCTATTCCTCCAGATGCATCACGTGATACTTCTGCTACGTTTAAACAAACAATTGTTTTGCCTAACTTTCACTTAAATTTCAAACCAACAGACTTTTTAAATATTCGACTTGCCGTTTATAAAGCTCTAGCTCGTCCAGATTTCAACAACAGATTAAATACATATTTTGCGTGGAGACCTGCCGCAACTGGTGCCACTAAACAATTAATAATAGGAAATCCAACACTAAGAACTGCACAAGCATGGAATTATGAAATTAATACTTCATTCTATGGGAATGAAATTGGATTAATATCTATATCTGGTTTCTATAAGCAAATTGACGATATGTATCATATGCTTAGTGGATTAAATACAGAAGGTAATACAATGATCCAAAGTGTTGGGCTGGATTGGAAAACTCTTCATACCGGTACATATGCTTTAACTGTTCCATATAATTCACCTAAACCTACTAAAGTTTGGGGAATTGAATTTGAGCATCAGATGAATTTTGGATTTTTACCGGGATTACTTAAAAATATTGTGCTGAGTTATAATATATCGGCGGTTAGATCAGAAACTTGGATAATTGCTTCAAGAATTGATACCGTTCAATATTTCCAACCCCCATTTCCTTTCCCATTCTATCGATATGTTGAAGTGCCAATTCATGTTAAACGACAGCTTGAAAATCAACCAAAATTATTTGGTAATATTTCATTGGGCTATGATATTGGCGGATTCTCAGGCAGAATATCCCTTTTCCATCAATCAGAATATAACTTATCATTCTCACCTAGCGGAAGAGGAGATGCTATCATCAACCCATATACAAGGCTCGATCTGGCACTAAAACAAAAGGTTACCGATTATTTATCAGTGATGCTCAACATCAGTAATCTTACAAATATTAAGGAAGAAAATTCTATTTATAACAGAGTAAATGAATATAAAATTTTAAATACAAGCGAACGTTATGGATTAACAGCAGATTTTGGAGTTAAGATCGACTTTTAA
- a CDS encoding LacI family DNA-binding transcriptional regulator gives MKVRAITLNDIAAKLNVSTVTVSKALRNHPDISPATTKLIKSIADELGYTPNIMARNLSARKSNTIGVVVPKIAHFFFSSLIENIYSFAFSHNYEIILTVSAENAEREKKHIQTLMAMKVDGIIVSISQETKDFSVFDTVNKRGIPLVFVDRVPQMQHNCSVTVKDRDGSFKAIEHAIKLGYRKIGHFAGYTDINIGRERLEGFKQAMNQYDVPINPDWVIEGGFGEDFGYQTFMKLYRENNLPDLIFTVTYPVALGVYMAAAEVGLKIPNDVDVICFGNAKIQKFLSPPLSCIDQSTELLGQNAMQLILDRLNNPDNNICNSIEIDCDLILRGTCISFNRNNDIVI, from the coding sequence ATGAAAGTGAGAGCAATTACCTTAAATGATATCGCCGCAAAACTGAATGTTTCCACAGTGACGGTATCCAAGGCATTAAGAAATCATCCCGATATTTCTCCAGCTACTACGAAACTTATTAAGAGCATAGCCGATGAACTGGGCTACACTCCTAATATTATGGCTCGAAATCTTTCCGCCAGAAAATCTAACACAATTGGGGTGGTCGTCCCCAAAATAGCCCATTTCTTTTTCAGTTCTCTAATAGAGAATATTTACAGCTTTGCATTCTCTCACAATTATGAAATTATATTAACAGTCTCAGCCGAAAATGCTGAGAGAGAAAAGAAGCATATTCAAACACTTATGGCAATGAAAGTTGATGGAATTATTGTTTCGATATCGCAAGAAACAAAGGACTTTTCAGTATTTGATACAGTGAATAAAAGAGGTATTCCTCTAGTCTTTGTTGATCGCGTCCCTCAAATGCAGCATAATTGTTCGGTTACAGTAAAAGATCGTGATGGTTCATTCAAAGCAATTGAACACGCTATAAAACTTGGTTACAGAAAAATAGGCCATTTTGCGGGTTATACTGATATTAATATTGGCAGAGAAAGACTCGAAGGTTTTAAACAAGCCATGAATCAATATGATGTTCCGATTAATCCCGATTGGGTAATTGAGGGAGGATTCGGAGAAGATTTTGGGTATCAAACTTTTATGAAACTTTACCGTGAAAATAATTTGCCCGATTTAATTTTTACCGTTACTTATCCGGTTGCACTCGGGGTTTATATGGCCGCTGCTGAAGTGGGGCTTAAAATTCCAAATGATGTTGATGTTATTTGTTTCGGTAATGCAAAAATTCAAAAATTTCTTTCTCCTCCTTTGAGTTGCATAGATCAATCCACGGAACTATTAGGTCAAAATGCAATGCAGTTAATTTTAGACCGCTTGAATAATCCCGATAACAACATATGTAATTCTATTGAGATTGATTGTGATCTTATATTGAGGGGTACATGTATTTCATTCAATAGAAACAATGACATTGTGATCTAA
- a CDS encoding alpha/beta hydrolase, which yields MRFEKTEILVVLFLIFSNTIFTQAQIDRDTSFTLKDTYLKVVKEFPYTAIPMIPDSSTFTKYENQIYDNTFRDLHIDIYSPKNVCAPIPLIIIIHGGGWRSGSKEMERPLAKNLTQHGLCTATVEYRLSPEAKYPAGVVDLKKAIKWIKKNSTGYGIDSSKIILLGGSAGGTLAALLGVTANHKIFDGMNYYPEISTGVCGIINIDGIVDFSDPAESGKDTIPAKPSAGKLWFGASYSENPNIWNEASPLNYVDKQTPPILFINSAQKRFRAGRDEFIKKLNVLNKYSQVVEIDNSPHPFWLFEPWFSTNIKLITDFVKKITARA from the coding sequence TTGAGATTTGAAAAAACAGAAATATTAGTTGTTCTCTTTTTAATATTCTCAAATACTATTTTTACCCAAGCTCAGATTGATAGAGATACTTCTTTTACACTCAAGGATACATACTTAAAAGTTGTAAAAGAATTTCCATACACGGCTATCCCGATGATTCCTGACAGTTCAACATTCACCAAATACGAAAATCAAATCTACGATAATACCTTTCGTGATTTACACATAGATATATACAGCCCAAAAAATGTTTGTGCACCAATTCCATTAATTATTATAATTCATGGAGGAGGATGGCGATCCGGTTCAAAGGAAATGGAGCGACCATTAGCAAAAAATTTGACGCAACATGGATTATGCACGGCAACTGTTGAATACAGGCTTTCTCCCGAAGCAAAATATCCGGCAGGGGTGGTTGACTTAAAAAAGGCAATTAAATGGATTAAGAAAAACTCTACCGGTTATGGAATTGATTCATCGAAAATTATTTTACTCGGAGGTTCGGCAGGCGGTACATTGGCTGCTCTGTTGGGTGTGACTGCAAATCATAAAATTTTTGATGGTATGAATTATTATCCGGAAATATCAACCGGCGTTTGCGGAATAATTAATATCGATGGAATTGTAGACTTTTCGGATCCCGCAGAAAGTGGGAAAGATACTATTCCCGCTAAACCCTCTGCCGGAAAATTATGGTTTGGTGCATCTTACTCGGAAAATCCAAATATATGGAATGAAGCTTCACCGTTAAATTATGTTGATAAGCAAACTCCTCCAATATTATTTATTAACAGCGCCCAAAAAAGATTTCGTGCCGGTCGCGATGAGTTCATAAAAAAGTTAAATGTATTGAATAAATATTCTCAGGTAGTAGAGATAGATAATTCCCCACACCCATTCTGGTTATTCGAGCCCTGGTTTTCCACCAATATCAAATTAATTACTGATTTCGTAAAAAAAATAACTGCACGCGCGTAA